In the Gymnogyps californianus isolate 813 chromosome 3, ASM1813914v2, whole genome shotgun sequence genome, one interval contains:
- the LOC127014668 gene encoding serine/threonine-protein kinase PDIK1L-like, giving the protein MATEAKYSIVREVGRGSYGVVYEAIVNQTRSKVAVKRMHCNVPENVELALQEFWALQSIQRQHENVIQLEECILQNGQVFQPISHRYRKSDSHLLLIETCLKGRRCMDPKSACFLWFVMEFCDGGNMNEYLLSRSPDAQLNNSFMRQLSSAVAFLHRNQIVHRDLKSDNILISHRRGSPIVKVADFGLSKVCQGKGNVNQHRFSSACGSNFYMAPEVWEGHYTAKADIFALGIIFWAMVERITFRDGDTEKELLGTYICQGKELIPLGEALLENPNMKLQIPLKNKKSMPDDLCKLLHDMLAFNPKERLDAFQLEVRIRQISYGKKRQRSVS; this is encoded by the exons ATGGCTACGGAAGCCAAGTACAGCATCGTTCGAGAAGTGGGTCGAGGGAGCTATGGGGTGGTTTATGAGGCCATCGTTAATCAAACTAGAAGCAAAGTAGCTGTAAAAAGGATGCATTGTAACGTGCCCGAAAACGTAGAACTGGCTTTGCAAGAGTTCTGGGCCCTGCAGAGCATCCAGAGGCAACATGAAAACGTGATCCAGTTGGAGGAGTGTATCCTGCAGAACGGCCAAGTCTTTCAGCCGATTAGTCATCGTTACAGGAAATCAGACAGCCATTTGCTGCTAATTGAGACCTGCCTGAAAGGGCGGAGGTGCATGGATCCCAAATCGGCCTGCTTTCTCTGGTTTGTGATGGAGTTTTGTGACGGTGGCAACATGAACGAATACCTGCTGTCTCGCAGCCCGGATGCTCAGCTGAATAACAGCTTCATGCGGCAGCTCAGCAGCGCCGTGGCTTTCCTGCACAGAAACCAGATAGTGCATAGAGACCTGAAATCCGacaatattttgatttctcaCAGACGTGGAAGTCCCATAGTAAAG GTAGCAGATTTTGGCCTCAGCAAGGTGTGTCAGGGGAAAGGGAATGTGAACCAGCATcgcttctcctctgcctgtgggTCAAACTTCTACATGGCTCCAGAAGTATGGGAAGGTCACTACACTGCGAAGGCTGACATATTTGCCCTTGGGATCATTTTCTGGGCTATGGTCGAGAGGATCACCTTCCGAGACGGGGATACTGAGAAGGAATTGCTCG GAACTTACATCTGCCAAGGCAAGGAGCTTATTCCCCTCGGAGAAGCGTTGCTGGAGAATCCCAACATGAAATTACAAATTCCCCTGAAGAACAAGAAGTCCATGCCGGATGATCTCTGCAAGCTCCTGCACGATATGCTGGCTTTTAACCCAAAGGAAAGATTGGATGCCTTCCAACTAGAAGTCCGAATCAGGCAAATCTCCTACGGCAAAAAGCGTCAACGCTCTGTCTCATAG
- the PNOC gene encoding prepronociceptin, with product MRAVLWDLLLLCLFARVRGDCRGDCLRCDRNLYRDSFDVLVCILECEGEAVPRATWELCAAAAGRAAPRPRDLQDAGDPWHGAVAAVPAVPVSPLQVSELLRRREAEDEGVEPAPGAFPQPPEDISRRLDGFPRGTHGSRPAPTARGVQKRYGGFIGVRKSARKWNNQKRFSEFLKQYLGMSPRSTFRHRIPAPSARHRQN from the exons ATGAGGGCTGTGCTCTgggacctgctgctgctctgcctcttcGCCCGGGTGCGGGGCGACTGCCGGGGGGACTGCCTGCGCTGCGACCGCAACCTCTACCGGGACAGCTTCGACGTCCTC GTCTGCATCCTGGAGTGCGAAGGCGAAGCCGTGCCGCGGGCCACCTGGGAGCTgtgcgccgccgccgccggccgaGCCGCCCCGCGGCCTCGCGACCTCCAGGACGCCGGCGATCCCTGGCACGGCGCGGTGGCGGCGGTGCCGGCGGTGCCGGTGAGCCCGCTGCAGGTAAGCGAGCTGCTGCGGCGACGGGAAGCCGAAGACGAAGGCGTCGAACCGGCGCCGGGCGCCTTCCCGCAGCCACCCGAGGACATTTCCCGACGACTCGACGGTTTCCCGCGGGGGACGCACGGCTCGCGGCCGGCGCCGACGGCCAGGGGGGTGCAGAAGCGATACGGGGGCTTCATCGGGGTCCGCAAGTCGGCGAGGAAGTGGAACAACCAGAAGAGGTTTAGCGAGTTCCTGAAGCAGTACCTGGGCATGTCGCCCCGCTCCA cgTTCCGGCACCGCATCCCAGCACCTTCTGCCAGGCACAGGCAAAATTAA